Proteins encoded together in one Entelurus aequoreus isolate RoL-2023_Sb linkage group LG20, RoL_Eaeq_v1.1, whole genome shotgun sequence window:
- the LOC133636348 gene encoding uncharacterized protein LOC133636348 isoform X2 yields MCERTIAEYKEELSRMKEDNKRLRQLLDAVFKKPQVVLHRTDVCEDYLHSDQQQWSFRMEYSLIPHFKEEEVDPLTPHVKEEEEDPLTPHIKEEEEEHSISQHVEGVEEVDVTKMPVTGVPVKSEGDEVKDIHQLIGHQEECLPHLQGDSFTLEDPQPSHFKGDKEDPQPPYFKEEEEGECVVGQEEDDVMTVVSVKTEEHEDKAHVQQVSAGSHEEEWHTSVGQKELQAPSHIKEEQLHDLR; encoded by the exons atgtgtgaaagaacgatagcagagtacaaaGAGGAACTTTCTCGGATGAAAGAAGACAACAAAAGACtacgtcaactactggacgctgttttcaagaaacctcaagttgtgttacacagaacag acgtctgtgaagattATCTTCACTCTGATCAACAGCAGTGGAGCTTCAGGATGGAATACTCACTCatcccccattttaaagaggaagaggtggatccactgacccctcacgttaaggaagaagaggaggacccactgacccctcacattaaagaggaagaggaggaacacagcatcagtcagcatgttgaaggagtggaggaggttgatgtcaccaagatgccagtgactggtgtccctgtgaagagtgaaggtgatgaggtcaaag acatccatcagctgattggacaccaagaagaatgtctccctcatctgcagggggacagtttcactttagaggatccacagccctcacattttaaaggggacaaggaggatccacagcccccttattttaaagaggaagaggagggagagtgtgttgtagggcaggaggaggatgatgtcatgactgttgtctctgtgaagactgaagagcatgaagacaaagcac ATGTCCAGCAGGTGTCAGCGGGGAGTCATGAAGAGGagtggcacaccagtgtgggacagaaggagctacaggccccctcccacattaaagaggagcagcttcatgatttaagatga
- the LOC133636348 gene encoding uncharacterized protein LOC133636348 isoform X1: MCERTIAEYKEELSRMKEDNKRLRQLLDAVFKKPQVVLHRTDVCEDYLHSDQQQWSFRMEYSLIPHFKEEEVDPLTPHVKEEEEDPLTPHIKEEEEEHSISQHVEGVEEVDVTKMPVTGVPVKSEGDEVKDIHQLIGHQEECLPHLQGDSFTLEDPQPSHFKGDKEDPQPPYFKEEEEGECVVGQEEDDVMTVVSVKTEEHEDKARESSQLHHSPNVQQVSAGSHEEEWHTSVGQKELQAPSHIKEEQLHDLR, from the exons atgtgtgaaagaacgatagcagagtacaaaGAGGAACTTTCTCGGATGAAAGAAGACAACAAAAGACtacgtcaactactggacgctgttttcaagaaacctcaagttgtgttacacagaacag acgtctgtgaagattATCTTCACTCTGATCAACAGCAGTGGAGCTTCAGGATGGAATACTCACTCatcccccattttaaagaggaagaggtggatccactgacccctcacgttaaggaagaagaggaggacccactgacccctcacattaaagaggaagaggaggaacacagcatcagtcagcatgttgaaggagtggaggaggttgatgtcaccaagatgccagtgactggtgtccctgtgaagagtgaaggtgatgaggtcaaag acatccatcagctgattggacaccaagaagaatgtctccctcatctgcagggggacagtttcactttagaggatccacagccctcacattttaaaggggacaaggaggatccacagcccccttattttaaagaggaagaggagggagagtgtgttgtagggcaggaggaggatgatgtcatgactgttgtctctgtgaagactgaagagcatgaagacaaagcacgtgagtcctcacagcttcatcacagtccaa ATGTCCAGCAGGTGTCAGCGGGGAGTCATGAAGAGGagtggcacaccagtgtgggacagaaggagctacaggccccctcccacattaaagaggagcagcttcatgatttaagatga